In Chaetodon auriga isolate fChaAug3 chromosome 9, fChaAug3.hap1, whole genome shotgun sequence, the genomic window AACGCAAATTCCATCGACTAATTTGACGTCCATCCCCCCGCCACGCAGTCAGGCATCCACACACTTATAAAGCGCTTGCGCACCCGTGTCCAGTGTGTTTATACTGTCAATactttggattttattttagttgttgttgttgttgttgttgttgttgttgttgttgttgttgttgttgttataccCTCTTAGACTCAACGGGATTACTCTTTTTGTGTTCCAGTGAGGGAAAGCTTGTCTTTTCCGttccttgtctctctgtccttggTGCTGAACTCCGTTTGATTTGCTGATGCATTTTCAGAGAGAGTTTACCTCTGTGGTTTATGCTGTTGTCATTTTACCCCTTTGGTGAATTTTGTGTCTGTAAATTTGACTTAGTACAGATTTGTCTAGAATATTtgttttacttcagtatttGCATATGACTATACAGTCGCTGTAGTCTGATGTCATTGTGGGTGTGTCTTCCTAATCGGCACTCGTTAGAAGTTTGTCAGTTTTAACGGAAAAGAAGCCGCGGTGTAAAAGCAGTATGGATAAATGAAGAACCGAATCTCTGTGATAATTCTGTTTTCCTAGTGGTGTCTGGCTTTCTTAAGATTGCCCTGTATATGTAAATAATTAATATGTGTATCAGTGAAAAATGCCTACTCGTTTATACTACTACTATGACATGCAGTCTTTCACAGACCGTTTGACAAGCACATGCTAGtgaatttgtgtttgcatattcatttatttgttttctttgatagATACCATATATTATTGTCCAGGAGGAAATGATGCAACAACCAACACAGTACCAAACAAAATTAATACATATCAAAGGCATGTTGCAGCTAACTTTTTCCAGAGCTGgttgagaaggaaaaaaaagaaaaacttttttctgTTGGGTTTGATGCTTTTCAATTGCCTTCACTTCGTCATTGACTTTGGCAACAACTTCAGGACCCTTTATACCTGCTTTAAAGTTTGGCTTTTTTGgggttcagttttttttttttgtcattcaggTTTCTGATAGACTCtatcttttattttgtctaaAAGCCTACATCGCCTTGTTATACCTACACAAATACTCGTGGTGTCAGTGTGTACCAGTAAACGAGAAGGCAAGTCATTCTCCACCCTTCAGCCTCGACGAATTAAAAGCCTGACTGCTGTTGTAGCCACGAATACGCATCGTGTAGGACGACaatgtgactttttttgttgttgttgtttgttttttggaagAAATCACGACGTTTTGGAAGGAATCATAATTTCTGAATAGTATTATTTAGTAGATCTGTGTTGTTTCTCTGAGTAACAATGGGATACAGCAGATTTGCACGCCTCTGTGGCCTTGCTTTTATGTTTCTTGTCCTCCACCTCGTCAATGGAGACGTGAGCTACTCTATCCCGGAGGAAATGAAACGTGGATCTGTAATTGGAAATATCGCAAAGGATCTGGGACTTGATGTGGGCAGACTGTCAGCTCGCAAGGCTCGTATCGATGGTGAAGACAACAACGTGCAGTACTGCGGCATTAACCTCAGCACCGGAGACTTGATTGTGCAAGAGAGGATTGACAGAGAAGGGCTTTGTGCGAAGAAGGCATCGTGTGTTGTCAAACAGGAACTCGTACTGGAGAATCCACTAGAACTGCACCGTATAAGTATCCGTGTTCAAGATATTAATGATAACTCACCGCAGTTCAAAGAGGAGTCACTAAAATTTGAAATTCAAGAATTAGCGGTTAAGGGTGCGCGTTTTCTCTTGGATGAGGCACACGATGGAGACATCGGAGAAAATGCTGTTCAAGGCTACTCGCTTCAGCAGAATGATCATTTCAAGTTAAACGTAAACACAAAAGCAGGGGGACGAAAATATGGTGAACTAGTCTTAGACAAAGAAttagacagagaggacaaaaaggagaTGATGTTATTGCTTACCGCATTCGATGGTGGCTCACCTCGGCGGTCAGGGACTGTAGTCATACACGTTACTGTCCTGGATGCTAATGATAATGTACCAGTGTTTAGCCAGACCGTGTATAAAGCCAGTCTGCCTGAAAACTCTCCTCTGGATACACTGGTGATCACAGTGAGTGCTACTGATGCAGACGAGGGAGTGAATGGTGAAATTAGCTACGGATTTGACCATGTTTCAGATGAAAACCAAATTTTTTCTCTCAACCCCAAAACAGGAGAAGTTAAAGTTTCTGGATCTATTGATTATGAGAAAGAATCTTCATATGAAATGCAGATCAGCGCTAAAGATGGTCTGGGTTTGGCCTCATATGCAACGTTAATAATTGAAATTACAGACACAAATGACAACGCCCCAGTTATAAACCTCAAATCTCTGTCTAATCCCATACCCGAGAACGTGTCACCTGGTACAGAGGTGGGCATCATTAACGTCCAGGATAGAGACTCCGAGAATAACCGACAGGTGCGCTGCTCCATTCAGCAAAATGTTCCTTTTAAGTTGGTTCCGTCTATTAAAAACTATTATTCTCTGGTGAGCACAGGACAGCTGGACCGCGAACTCGTGTCTGATTACAACATTACAATCACTGCCACTGACGAgggctctccacctctgtcctcctgtaAAAGTGTTCAGTTATCTGTAGCAGACATCAACGACAACCcacctgtgtttgaggagcagtCGTACAGCGCatatgtgagtgaaaataacaaacctgGCTCCACTTTATGTTCCGTTACTGCTCGAGACCCCGACTGGAGACAGAACGGCACAGTGATTTATTCTCTGTCAGCTGGTGAGGTGAACGGTGCCCCGGTGTCCTCCTATGTGTCTGTGAACGGAGACACGGGGGTGATCCACGCTGTGAGGTCGTTTGATTATGAACAGTTGAGGAGTTTTAAAGTGCACGTGATGGCCAGAGACAAcggttctcctcctctgagcagcaacgtgaccgtcagtgtgttcatatcggatgtgaatgacaactgtCCTCAGATCCTGTACCCCGCCCCGGAGGGCAACTCGTTCATGACCGAGCTGGTCCCCAAAGCTGCACACGGAGGCTCTCTGGTGTCCAAAGTGATCGCGGTGGACGCGGACTCCGGCCAGAACGCCTGGCTGTCCTATCATATAGTGAAATCCACTGATCCTGGACTTTTCACCATCGGTGTCCACAGCGGAGAGATCCGGACACAGCGGGACATTTCTGAAtctgacagcatgaaacagaacctgattgtgtcagtgaaagataacggacagccctctctgtctgccacgTGCTCCATGTATTTACTTATTTCTGATAACTTGGCTGAGGTGCCAGAACTGAAGGACATTTCTTATGATGAGAAGAATTCCAAACTGACCTCTTATCTGATCATCGCTCTGGTGTCAGTGTCCACCTTTTttctgaccttcatcatcatcatcctgggtGTGAGGTTTTGTCGCAGGAGAAAGCCCAGACTGTTGTTTGATGGAGCAGTCGCCATCCCGAGCGCGTATCTCCCTCCTAATTACGCAGATGTTGACGGCACAGGAACTTTACGCAGCACTTACAATTATGACGCCTACCTGACAACAGGATCTCGAACCAGTGACTTTAAGTTTGTTTCATcttacaatgacaacacactgcCTGCTGACCAGACTCTGAGGAAAGATCCGACTCACTTTGCTGATGTATTTGGAGATTGTGATGGTTCTCCTGAGGTAGgaatacatttcatttcactgaactCATGTTTAACATCCCGAGGAAGCCATTTTTGAGTTTGCTTTAATTCGCTTCAGTTGTATCGTTTTCCGTGTTGTGATTAAGGTGGTTAAATACAATTTTAGTATGTCTAAGGGTTGTTAAGACGTCGTGATCTCGATCAAGAATTTCGAATTCAGCTGTCGGTGATACAGTCGTTAGTGATCCATTTTCTCCTAAACAGTTACAGTGCTGGTATCACTGCATtcatatttgtattgtttttttcaaaCCATGATGTGCGTTTTTAATCCAAACTGCTCTCAAATTCCCAAATTCCGTAGGCCAACTTAACATTCATCCATCCGCCACACCggcacacatccacacaccgATGAAGCATGCGCACTCATGTccaatgtgtttattttgtccatACTTGGGACTTTCTtatcttgttgttgttgttgttgttgttgttgttgttgttgttgttataccCTATTCAACTCCACAGGATTGCTCTTTTTATGTTCCAGTGAGGGAACTTGTCCTTTCCGTCCCTTATTTCTCTGTCCTTGGTCCTGAACTTCATTTGATTCGGTGTTGCATTTTCAGAGATTGTTTACTTCTGTGGTTTATGCTGTTGTCACTTTCCCCCGTTGGTGAATTTTGTCTCAGTAAATTTGATTCTGAAGAGattttccaatttttttttttcttcaaattgtGCTTGCTTTAGTGTTTGCATGCGAATATGTTGTTGCTCTAATCTGATATCATCGTGGGAGTCTCTTCCTGATCGATACTTGTTAGAAGTTTGTCAGTGTTCACGGAAAATAAGCTGCTGTGTTAAAGTTATGTggataaatgagaaaaaaaaaaggaacgaGCCTTTTTGATCATTGTCTTTCCCTTGCAGAATCTCGCCTTCTTAAGATGGCTCTGTAAAAATGCGTACTCGTTCACACTACCATGACATGCAGTCTTTAAAATAGCGCATGCTAATGAATTGctattttcatattcatatatttgttttctttgatagATACCATAGATTTGTGTCCAGGACGACATAATACAACTACCAACACagtacaaaacaaaattaatgtATCTCAAATGCATGTAATTGCACTTAAAATTGTCCAGAGCTGGTTGCAGaaaggggtggggtgggggtgtgggggggggaaGCGACTTTATCCTGAAAGTTTCTTCGTGTTGGATTTTATGCTTTTCAACTGCTGTCAGTTTAAAATTTGATATATTTTAGAACTTTTTCCTTTGACTGTGGCAACAACTGTTTGGACCTTTCAATCTGTTTTAAAC contains:
- the LOC143325933 gene encoding protocadherin beta-15-like, whose translation is MGYSRFARLCGLAFMFLVLHLVNGDVSYSIPEEMKRGSVIGNIAKDLGLDVGRLSARKARIDGEDNNVQYCGINLSTGDLIVQERIDREGLCAKKASCVVKQELVLENPLELHRISIRVQDINDNSPQFKEESLKFEIQELAVKGARFLLDEAHDGDIGENAVQGYSLQQNDHFKLNVNTKAGGRKYGELVLDKELDREDKKEMMLLLTAFDGGSPRRSGTVVIHVTVLDANDNVPVFSQTVYKASLPENSPLDTLVITVSATDADEGVNGEISYGFDHVSDENQIFSLNPKTGEVKVSGSIDYEKESSYEMQISAKDGLGLASYATLIIEITDTNDNAPVINLKSLSNPIPENVSPGTEVGIINVQDRDSENNRQVRCSIQQNVPFKLVPSIKNYYSLVSTGQLDRELVSDYNITITATDEGSPPLSSCKSVQLSVADINDNPPVFEEQSYSAYVSENNKPGSTLCSVTARDPDWRQNGTVIYSLSAGEVNGAPVSSYVSVNGDTGVIHAVRSFDYEQLRSFKVHVMARDNGSPPLSSNVTVSVFISDVNDNCPQILYPAPEGNSFMTELVPKAAHGGSLVSKVIAVDADSGQNAWLSYHIVKSTDPGLFTIGVHSGEIRTQRDISESDSMKQNLIVSVKDNGQPSLSATCSMYLLISDNLAEVPELKDISYDEKNSKLTSYLIIALVSVSTFFLTFIIIILGVRFCRRRKPRLLFDGAVAIPSAYLPPNYADVDGTGTLRSTYNYDAYLTTGSRTSDFKFVSSYNDNTLPADQTLRKDPTHFADVFGDCDGSPEVGIHFISLNSCLTSRGSHF